In one Rhodopirellula halodulae genomic region, the following are encoded:
- the fmt gene encoding methionyl-tRNA formyltransferase, with the protein MADSLRLVLMGTGPFAVPSFEAIRRQAAENGDEIVRVYVRPLPPVKSRGGPPPQPVREWAESHGLPVEAPASINDTDTIAELVSHQADLLVVCDYGQILKPEALAAARLGGINLHGSLLPAYRGAAPVQRALLSGDEETGVSVIHMTPKLDGGPIVSVRKTPISSEETSGELEVRLSNLGVEATMESVALLRGIPSLDDHGPLGEVQDPAKVSKAPRLSKAEAEIDWTMTGKQIDCLVRGMQPWPVAFTFAQVKDNKPPIRVAIRKVTPVKSEATNDKPPGSVVEHEEFAIACGDGHVVIERLQPAGKKEMSGLDFARGHRLEPGQMLMVGKS; encoded by the coding sequence ATGGCTGATTCGCTTCGCTTAGTCTTGATGGGCACCGGCCCGTTCGCGGTCCCGTCGTTCGAGGCCATTCGTCGACAGGCCGCCGAGAACGGTGATGAGATCGTGCGGGTCTACGTGCGTCCCTTGCCGCCGGTGAAAAGCCGAGGCGGCCCACCGCCACAACCCGTTCGCGAATGGGCCGAATCGCATGGTTTGCCGGTGGAGGCTCCCGCCAGCATCAACGACACGGACACGATCGCGGAGTTGGTGTCGCATCAAGCGGATCTGCTGGTCGTGTGCGACTATGGTCAGATTTTGAAGCCAGAAGCACTGGCCGCGGCGCGTTTGGGCGGAATCAATTTGCACGGATCGTTATTGCCCGCCTATCGCGGTGCGGCACCGGTGCAGCGAGCGTTGCTGTCCGGTGACGAGGAAACCGGAGTGTCGGTGATCCACATGACTCCCAAGCTGGATGGAGGCCCGATCGTTTCGGTCCGCAAGACGCCGATCTCAAGCGAAGAAACCTCTGGAGAGTTGGAGGTGCGTTTGTCGAACTTGGGCGTGGAGGCGACCATGGAATCCGTGGCGTTGCTTCGGGGGATTCCATCGCTCGACGATCATGGACCCCTGGGCGAGGTGCAAGATCCGGCAAAGGTTTCGAAGGCACCGCGATTGTCCAAGGCCGAAGCGGAGATCGATTGGACGATGACGGGCAAGCAGATCGATTGCTTGGTGCGAGGCATGCAGCCTTGGCCCGTCGCGTTCACCTTCGCTCAGGTGAAAGACAACAAGCCACCGATTCGCGTGGCAATTCGAAAGGTCACTCCGGTGAAATCGGAAGCGACCAACGACAAGCCACCGGGCAGCGTTGTCGAGCACGAAGAATTCGCGATCGCCTGCGGCGACGGCCACGTCGTGATTGAACGTTTGCAACCGGCGGGCAAGAAAGAAATGTCCGGCCTCGATTTCGCCCGAGGCCACCGCCTGGAACCCGGGCAAATGTTGATGGTGGGAAAAAGTTGA